In Variovorax paradoxus, a single genomic region encodes these proteins:
- a CDS encoding Nif3-like dinuclear metal center hexameric protein, with the protein MSTTRHELLHAFDLLLAPGRFKDYGPNGLQVEGRTVVRKIVSGVTASRALIEAAIRAEADAIFVHHGLFWRGQSGCVTGWMKQRLGLLLGHDINLFAYHLPLDAHPELGNNAQLGLQLGLVAHPGATGRFGEQELGFLGTRENGEGFADAKALATHVEGVLKRPVTLLDTAQRPIKTVAWCTGGAQGYFEAAIAAGADAFITGEISEPQAHYAREMGVAFLACGHHATERYGAQAVAGHVAAQLGLTHEFIDIDNPA; encoded by the coding sequence ATGAGCACCACCCGCCACGAACTGCTTCACGCATTCGACCTGCTGCTCGCCCCCGGGCGCTTCAAGGATTACGGACCCAACGGCCTTCAGGTCGAGGGGCGCACCGTGGTCCGCAAGATCGTCTCGGGCGTGACCGCCAGCCGCGCCTTGATCGAAGCCGCCATCCGCGCCGAAGCCGACGCCATCTTCGTCCACCACGGCCTGTTCTGGCGCGGCCAGAGCGGCTGCGTCACCGGCTGGATGAAACAGCGCCTGGGCCTGCTGCTCGGCCACGACATCAACCTGTTCGCCTACCACCTGCCGCTCGACGCGCACCCTGAGTTGGGCAACAACGCGCAGCTTGGCCTGCAACTGGGGCTCGTGGCCCATCCTGGCGCCACCGGGCGCTTCGGCGAGCAGGAGCTGGGTTTCCTGGGCACGCGCGAGAACGGCGAGGGCTTTGCCGATGCCAAGGCGCTTGCCACCCATGTGGAGGGCGTGCTGAAGCGGCCCGTCACGCTGCTCGATACCGCGCAGCGTCCCATCAAGACCGTCGCCTGGTGCACGGGCGGCGCCCAGGGCTATTTCGAGGCCGCCATCGCGGCCGGGGCAGACGCCTTCATCACCGGCGAGATCTCGGAACCCCAGGCCCACTACGCACGCGAGATGGGTGTGGCCTTCCTGGCCTGCGGTCACCATGCCACCGAGCGCTACGGCGCCCAGGCGGTGGCCGGGCACGTGGCGGCGCAGCTCGGGCTGACGCACGAGTTCATCGACATCGACAACCCCGCATGA
- the pdxA gene encoding 4-hydroxythreonine-4-phosphate dehydrogenase PdxA, with protein sequence MSAVNSPIAITLGDPAGIGPEIIAKAFREAPDATRGAFVAGDVGTMRQASQALAAPGELAWPVLEIESVAEVATVPPRCIPVLQVIAPPSGIEIGQVSAEAGRVAGECVVWAARAALRGEVAAIVTAPLHKEALSAAGFPYPGHTELLQAEAAAHLGRTVADVPVRMMLANDELRTVLVSIHVSLRQAIEAVRFEGVLETLRITHRALTHALGRMPRIGVAGLNPHAGEGGLFGSEEREVIVPAIEAARAEGIDAHGPYAPDTVFMRARAKGGVPSSGEFDVVIAMYHDQGLIPVKYLGVEKGVNVTLGLPLVRTSPDHGTAFDIAGTGQADASSLVEALRMARRLS encoded by the coding sequence ATGAGCGCAGTGAACAGCCCCATCGCCATCACCCTGGGCGACCCCGCGGGCATCGGCCCCGAGATCATCGCCAAGGCTTTCCGCGAGGCGCCGGATGCCACGCGTGGCGCCTTCGTGGCCGGCGACGTCGGCACGATGCGCCAGGCCTCCCAGGCGCTGGCCGCGCCGGGAGAACTGGCGTGGCCGGTGCTGGAGATCGAATCCGTCGCCGAGGTTGCCACCGTGCCGCCGCGCTGCATCCCGGTGCTGCAGGTCATCGCGCCGCCTTCGGGCATCGAGATAGGGCAGGTCAGCGCCGAGGCCGGCCGCGTGGCGGGCGAATGCGTGGTCTGGGCCGCGCGGGCCGCGTTGCGCGGCGAGGTGGCCGCCATCGTGACCGCGCCGCTGCACAAGGAGGCGCTGTCCGCCGCTGGCTTTCCGTATCCCGGCCATACCGAATTGCTGCAGGCCGAGGCCGCCGCGCACCTGGGCCGCACCGTGGCCGACGTGCCGGTGCGCATGATGCTGGCCAACGACGAGTTGCGCACCGTGCTCGTCAGCATTCATGTGTCGCTGCGCCAGGCCATCGAGGCGGTCCGCTTCGAGGGCGTGCTCGAGACGCTGCGCATCACGCACCGCGCGTTGACCCATGCGCTGGGCCGCATGCCGCGCATCGGCGTGGCGGGCCTGAACCCGCATGCGGGGGAGGGCGGCCTTTTCGGCTCGGAGGAGCGGGAGGTCATCGTGCCGGCCATCGAGGCCGCGCGCGCCGAAGGCATTGACGCCCATGGGCCCTATGCGCCCGACACCGTGTTCATGCGCGCGCGCGCCAAGGGCGGCGTGCCGTCCAGCGGCGAGTTCGACGTGGTGATTGCGATGTACCACGACCAGGGCCTGATCCCGGTCAAGTACCTGGGCGTGGAGAAGGGCGTGAACGTGACGCTGGGGCTGCCGCTGGTGCGCACCAGCCCCGATCACGGCACCGCGTTCGACATCGCGGGCACGGGGCAGGCCGATGCGTCCAGCCTCGTCGAGGCATTGCGCATGGCCCGTCGGCTGAGCTGA
- the mscL gene encoding large conductance mechanosensitive channel protein MscL yields the protein MSILSEFKEFAVKGNVIDLAVGVIIGGAFGKIVDSLVADIIMPLVGLVFGKLDFSNLYVVLGTAPAGVANTLADLKKAGVPVLAYGNFITIAVNFVILAFIIFMMVKQINRLKRSEEPAPAAAPATPEDVILLREIRDSLKR from the coding sequence ATGAGCATCCTCAGTGAATTCAAGGAATTTGCCGTCAAGGGCAACGTCATCGACCTGGCGGTCGGCGTGATCATCGGCGGCGCGTTCGGCAAGATCGTCGATTCGCTCGTGGCCGACATCATCATGCCGCTGGTGGGCCTGGTGTTCGGGAAGCTCGACTTCTCCAACCTCTACGTGGTGCTGGGCACCGCACCGGCCGGCGTGGCGAACACGCTGGCCGACCTGAAGAAGGCCGGCGTGCCCGTGCTGGCCTACGGCAACTTCATCACCATCGCGGTCAACTTCGTGATCCTCGCCTTCATCATCTTCATGATGGTCAAGCAGATCAACCGCCTCAAGCGCAGCGAAGAGCCGGCACCGGCCGCCGCCCCCGCAACGCCCGAAGACGTGATACTGCTGCGCGAAATTCGCGATAGCCTCAAGCGATAA
- a CDS encoding tetratricopeptide repeat protein encodes MNSPSLAPAPTASADEASRLLEQGLTQHRMGRFTEALRIYENLLSQFPEHADALHLTGEALYRQGRPKLALNYVNRAIAKSPHHFYFNTRATIFMHMGLLAEAQQDLRRAIKALPNYPEAYVNLSAVYRQQKKFRQAREAAGEATRLAPQSPAAWNNAGAIDMEQDRLEEAVEQFRQALKLDSGYIAAHKNIGKIRAHQKDWAGALTSLEQAQTDPPDFEAAYLLSRALIACGRNEEAIAPMQRAMRHSTVEVRARALSDPEAVAALYGVCAALEGAAMRFDESEELYKLALESMPEQEALLNNLGATNFRQGRYDAAIEVLKKALELHPRQVLARCNLGVTYVMAGQSEAAIAEFEQCLRDDPDFMPAMVWLLGEKAHIARWEGVPELRAKIAARLDNPVDDQTASSFILMSNYDDAHRLMHWTQRSATLADRNTAIKPFADAGARRTSPRIRVGYYSFDFRNHPVAHLTAELYSLHDRKDFEVFVYSYGPDDGHPARARIAASAEHFVDMHGQSIQQMAERIREDEIDILVDLSGDTRGAKPQVMAYHTAPAQLMWLGYMGTSGSTNYDYLVSDGFLSPQGTEDCYTEKLLRLPETFQVIDTKRPVNPHKATREAHGLPEDAFVLCNFSQSFKIQPETFDAWVRIVRGIPNSVLWLAQGPNGFERNLRAHWEKAGLPAERLIVSPRMPVDQHLARIGLADLFIDTFPYSSGATANDVLWSGVPLLALTGSTMVSRMAGSLLGAIGLPELVATNHAEYVQKAIHYATHPDELAALRARLAAAKEARRGYFDTPRFVRHLEDGFRQIAARSREGLPTAHVDVALRPPGK; translated from the coding sequence ATGAACTCACCTTCTCTCGCCCCCGCGCCCACCGCCTCCGCCGATGAGGCAAGCCGTCTTCTGGAACAGGGGCTGACGCAGCACCGCATGGGCCGCTTCACCGAAGCCCTGCGGATCTACGAAAACCTGCTGTCGCAATTCCCCGAGCACGCCGACGCACTGCACCTCACGGGTGAGGCGCTCTACCGGCAGGGCCGCCCGAAGCTGGCGCTGAACTACGTGAACCGTGCGATCGCGAAGTCGCCGCACCACTTCTATTTCAATACGCGCGCAACCATCTTCATGCACATGGGCCTGCTGGCCGAAGCGCAGCAAGACCTTCGCCGCGCGATCAAGGCGCTGCCGAACTATCCCGAGGCCTATGTGAACCTGTCGGCGGTCTACCGCCAGCAGAAAAAATTCCGCCAGGCACGCGAAGCCGCCGGCGAGGCCACGCGGCTGGCGCCTCAGTCACCCGCGGCATGGAACAACGCCGGCGCGATCGACATGGAGCAGGACCGCCTCGAAGAGGCTGTCGAGCAGTTCCGCCAGGCACTGAAGCTGGACTCCGGCTACATCGCCGCCCACAAGAACATCGGGAAGATCCGCGCCCACCAGAAGGACTGGGCCGGCGCGCTGACTTCGCTGGAGCAGGCCCAGACCGATCCGCCCGACTTCGAGGCGGCCTATCTGCTGTCGCGCGCGCTGATCGCCTGCGGCCGCAACGAAGAGGCCATCGCGCCGATGCAGCGCGCCATGCGCCATTCGACAGTCGAAGTGCGGGCCAGGGCCCTGTCGGACCCCGAAGCGGTGGCGGCGCTCTACGGCGTCTGCGCCGCGCTGGAGGGCGCGGCGATGCGCTTCGACGAATCGGAAGAGCTGTACAAGCTCGCGCTGGAGTCGATGCCCGAACAGGAAGCGCTGCTGAACAACCTCGGCGCGACGAACTTCCGCCAGGGCCGCTACGACGCGGCCATCGAGGTGCTCAAGAAGGCCCTCGAACTGCATCCGCGCCAGGTGCTCGCGCGCTGCAACCTCGGCGTGACCTACGTGATGGCCGGGCAGTCGGAGGCCGCCATCGCGGAGTTCGAGCAGTGCCTGCGCGACGACCCGGACTTCATGCCGGCCATGGTGTGGCTGCTCGGCGAAAAGGCGCACATCGCCCGCTGGGAGGGCGTGCCCGAGCTGCGCGCGAAGATCGCGGCCCGCCTGGACAATCCGGTCGACGACCAGACAGCGTCGTCGTTCATCCTGATGTCGAACTACGACGACGCCCACCGGCTGATGCACTGGACCCAGCGCTCCGCCACGCTGGCCGACAGGAACACGGCCATCAAGCCCTTTGCCGATGCCGGGGCGCGCCGCACATCGCCGCGCATCCGCGTGGGCTACTACTCGTTCGACTTCCGCAACCACCCGGTGGCCCACCTGACGGCCGAGCTCTACAGCCTGCACGACCGAAAGGACTTCGAAGTCTTCGTGTACTCCTACGGCCCGGACGACGGCCACCCGGCGCGCGCGCGCATCGCGGCGTCGGCGGAGCATTTCGTGGACATGCACGGCCAGTCGATCCAGCAGATGGCCGAGCGCATCCGCGAGGACGAGATCGACATCCTGGTCGACCTCTCGGGCGACACGCGCGGCGCCAAGCCGCAGGTCATGGCCTATCACACGGCGCCCGCGCAGCTCATGTGGCTGGGCTACATGGGCACCAGCGGCTCTACCAACTACGACTACCTGGTGTCCGACGGTTTTCTCTCGCCGCAGGGCACGGAAGACTGCTACACCGAGAAGCTGCTGCGCCTGCCCGAGACCTTCCAGGTGATCGACACGAAGCGCCCCGTCAACCCGCACAAGGCCACGCGCGAGGCGCACGGCCTGCCGGAAGACGCGTTCGTGCTGTGCAATTTCTCGCAGTCCTTCAAGATCCAGCCCGAAACCTTCGACGCCTGGGTCCGCATCGTGCGGGGCATTCCGAACTCAGTGCTATGGCTCGCGCAAGGCCCGAACGGCTTCGAGCGCAACCTGCGCGCGCACTGGGAAAAGGCCGGCCTGCCGGCCGAGCGCCTGATCGTGTCGCCGCGCATGCCGGTCGACCAGCACCTGGCGCGCATCGGCCTGGCCGACCTGTTCATCGACACCTTCCCCTACAGCAGCGGCGCCACCGCGAACGACGTGCTGTGGTCGGGCGTTCCGCTGCTGGCGCTCACGGGCTCGACGATGGTGTCGCGCATGGCGGGCAGCCTGCTGGGCGCCATCGGGCTGCCGGAGCTGGTGGCCACGAACCACGCGGAGTACGTGCAGAAGGCCATCCACTACGCCACGCACCCCGACGAACTCGCTGCCTTGCGCGCGCGGCTGGCCGCGGCCAAGGAGGCGCGCCGCGGCTACTTCGACACGCCGCGCTTCGTGCGGCACCTCGAGGACGGCTTCAGGCAGATTGCCGCGCGCAGTCGTGAAGGGTTACCCACCGCGCACGTCGATGTCGCGTTGCGCCCGCCTGGGAAGTGA